A section of the Hippea sp. KM1 genome encodes:
- a CDS encoding ABC transporter permease: MVESIGLKGCLVSYGLLVVVLFISHRERLKLEKDIVVSFVRMSVQLFVAGFVLIYLFRLDNLLVNVAVFVVMVGFATDISLSRAKLKGKGIWFYVFLSILLSAGVVLLFVFFGVIRMPYLHARYFIPLAGMIIGNSMNSTAIGAERFFSKLEDNKDAVFDLLGIGATMDEALAFIGREALRAAILPSLTSASGMGIVFLPGMMTGQILSGVNPQEAVFYQIMIVVSISTVVCLSNYLMIRTISKRINFI, translated from the coding sequence ATGGTTGAATCAATAGGCCTTAAGGGGTGTCTGGTATCCTATGGGCTTTTGGTGGTGGTTTTGTTTATATCCCATAGGGAGAGGCTTAAGCTTGAGAAGGATATAGTTGTATCCTTTGTCAGGATGAGCGTTCAGTTGTTTGTCGCTGGATTTGTGCTGATTTACCTTTTTAGGTTGGATAACCTGCTTGTTAATGTTGCCGTCTTTGTGGTTATGGTGGGTTTTGCCACCGATATATCCTTAAGCAGGGCAAAACTTAAGGGTAAGGGTATATGGTTCTATGTGTTCCTTTCCATACTCCTCTCAGCAGGCGTTGTTTTGCTCTTTGTGTTTTTCGGGGTTATAAGGATGCCCTATCTCCATGCGAGGTATTTTATACCGCTTGCCGGTATGATTATCGGTAATTCCATGAATTCAACAGCCATCGGGGCTGAGAGGTTCTTCTCCAAACTGGAAGACAATAAAGACGCCGTCTTTGATCTGTTGGGCATTGGTGCAACGATGGATGAGGCCCTGGCTTTTATCGGGAGGGAGGCCTTAAGGGCTGCCATCCTACCGTCGTTGACATCTGCAAGCGGTATGGGGATTGTGTTTCTCCCCGGCATGATGACCGGTCAGATATTGTCGGGTGTGAACCCTCAGGAGGCTGTTTTTTATCAAATAATGATAGTTGTCTCCATCTCAACAGTGGTTTGTTTATCCAACTATTTAATGATCAGAACAATATCCAAAAGAATCAATTTTATTTGA
- a CDS encoding ABC transporter ATP-binding protein — translation MVNATVLKLDKLVCGYKGKALLEAEAEFFLGFNLVMGRSGSGKTTLLKTIESIIPPLSGAVIFDGVDVRSIKTWSGRCILLPQKGYYLADSVYESIRIPFYLKAHRKKKMDEDLMRRLLDMFGLGVDVLSKSSSELSGGEMQRVAIIRNLLLKPYVALFDEPTSALDEHTARAVFEYLGVFCRDRVCVIVSHETIARDFADRLYVIEDGRLWLNQ, via the coding sequence ATGGTAAATGCAACGGTTTTAAAGCTGGATAAGCTCGTATGTGGTTATAAGGGTAAGGCTTTGCTTGAAGCCGAGGCGGAGTTCTTTCTCGGTTTCAACCTTGTAATGGGAAGATCGGGCAGCGGCAAAACCACCCTGCTTAAGACCATAGAATCGATTATACCGCCACTTAGCGGGGCGGTTATCTTTGACGGTGTGGATGTCAGAAGCATTAAGACATGGTCTGGTCGGTGCATACTTCTGCCCCAGAAGGGTTATTACCTTGCCGATTCGGTCTATGAGTCTATCAGAATACCATTTTATCTTAAGGCGCACAGGAAAAAGAAGATGGATGAGGATTTGATGAGACGGCTCCTTGATATGTTTGGCCTCGGTGTTGATGTGTTGAGCAAGAGCAGCTCTGAGTTGTCCGGCGGCGAGATGCAGAGGGTTGCAATAATCAGGAATCTATTGCTTAAGCCGTATGTTGCACTGTTTGATGAGCCAACATCCGCCCTGGATGAGCATACGGCCAGAGCGGTTTTTGAATACTTAGGGGTATTCTGCAGAGATAGGGTCTGCGTGATTGTTTCACATGAAACAATTGCCAGAGATTTTGCAGATAGGCTATATGTGATTGAGGATGGTCGTTTATGGTTGAATCAATAG
- a CDS encoding CBS domain-containing protein, whose translation MKAITAHKNPDFDAIASCVAAKKLYPDAVILFPQFHGKGNAQFILQSLIYPFLEEAESIDLDDIDTLIIVDTHSSKRIEAKYRPLIKKAKIICYDHHGEGDLNCEEAHLVKYGANTTQLVERIIENGIEIDSEEATLFMLGIYADTGRLTFSSTTPNDIKAAAYLLEAGADLETVKEVLEEALTETDVIILNELIKNKRIYEITNKRIGLSFSSLDEYVANVANLVSKLIAMDRLNAAIGVFRMGSRLYVIGRSNDGSIDVSKILKEIGGGGHPQAASATVKDATLIEIVERLSQLIKEELLGQIKAKDIMSSPPKFVYATDTIEKVNELLSKSGMNALVVVCKETDDVMGIITRQVVNKAVFHNMSKKSVSLFMNTEIKTIDINESFNNIKRIVLDEKQRLIPILKEGRLVGVITRTNLLKILSETINREKPLKLKNISSKVKEALPQNALNHLKKIGKLAKDMGYNAYLVGGIIRDIILGYDNLDIDIVIEGDGIAFAKNFARLNGCKVATHERFKTATIITRDDIRIDIATAREEYYDLPGALPVVEKSSIKLDLYRRDFTINALAMKLHDEFGDLLDFFGGLNDIKNKKIRVLHMLSFVDDPTRMYRAVRFAARLGFDIGQQTDRLIKVAVDLGIVNKVERIRIFNEIVHILNNDNVRKSFEMLKDYRLIRTLNTKLIIDDRILSYLDETEEIIKSCSLFCKNKTIKRERVFLVALEYLFRRSASFSKSIGADEQTQKLINDIVSKIPTANGVLANPNASDLDVYKALSQMPLEGVLALYPLTKNKDKLIRYLEDLMHRKPLIRGSDLLKMGFKPSKLIGKIINDVFEQQLLGNIKDKLKAIEYVKENYEKHYN comes from the coding sequence ATGAAGGCTATAACAGCCCATAAAAACCCCGATTTCGATGCTATAGCGAGTTGTGTTGCGGCCAAAAAGCTATACCCGGATGCCGTTATACTGTTTCCCCAGTTCCACGGCAAGGGCAACGCCCAGTTTATACTACAATCGCTGATCTATCCGTTCTTGGAGGAGGCAGAAAGCATAGATTTAGACGATATAGACACCTTAATCATAGTCGATACCCACTCATCCAAAAGGATAGAGGCCAAATACAGACCACTCATAAAAAAAGCCAAAATCATATGCTATGACCACCACGGAGAGGGCGATTTGAACTGCGAAGAAGCACACCTTGTAAAATACGGAGCAAACACAACCCAGCTTGTTGAAAGGATAATTGAAAACGGCATAGAGATAGACTCAGAAGAGGCGACACTATTTATGCTTGGAATCTATGCAGACACAGGCAGGCTGACCTTCTCATCCACAACGCCCAACGACATAAAGGCGGCTGCATATCTTTTGGAGGCCGGCGCAGATTTAGAGACCGTAAAAGAGGTGTTGGAAGAGGCCTTAACAGAAACGGATGTAATAATCCTGAATGAACTGATAAAAAACAAACGCATCTATGAGATCACAAATAAAAGGATAGGTCTATCATTCTCATCCTTAGACGAGTATGTGGCAAATGTGGCCAATCTGGTTTCCAAACTCATTGCCATGGATAGGCTCAATGCGGCCATAGGCGTGTTCAGGATGGGTTCAAGGCTCTATGTCATAGGCAGATCCAACGATGGGTCCATTGATGTATCAAAGATTCTAAAGGAGATCGGCGGCGGTGGACATCCGCAGGCTGCAAGCGCAACGGTTAAGGATGCAACACTCATTGAGATAGTCGAAAGGCTCAGTCAACTTATAAAAGAGGAGTTGCTGGGGCAGATCAAGGCCAAGGACATCATGAGTTCACCACCGAAGTTCGTCTATGCAACAGACACAATAGAAAAGGTAAACGAGCTTCTATCCAAAAGCGGCATGAACGCCCTGGTCGTGGTGTGCAAAGAGACCGACGATGTAATGGGCATAATAACAAGACAGGTGGTAAATAAGGCTGTTTTCCACAACATGAGCAAAAAAAGCGTATCGCTCTTTATGAACACAGAGATAAAAACCATAGATATAAACGAAAGCTTCAACAACATAAAAAGGATAGTATTGGACGAAAAGCAGAGGCTCATACCCATTCTAAAAGAGGGCAGGCTGGTCGGTGTAATAACCCGCACCAACCTCCTTAAGATACTAAGTGAAACGATCAACAGGGAAAAACCGTTGAAACTTAAGAATATAAGCTCAAAGGTAAAGGAGGCCTTACCGCAAAACGCACTCAACCACCTAAAGAAAATAGGAAAGCTGGCAAAGGATATGGGATACAACGCCTATCTTGTCGGCGGTATAATAAGGGACATAATATTGGGTTATGATAATCTGGATATAGACATAGTCATCGAGGGCGACGGCATCGCCTTTGCCAAAAACTTCGCAAGGCTCAACGGCTGCAAGGTGGCAACACATGAGCGATTCAAAACAGCCACAATAATTACCCGGGATGATATACGCATAGATATAGCCACAGCAAGGGAGGAGTATTACGATCTGCCGGGGGCTCTGCCTGTTGTTGAAAAAAGTTCAATAAAGCTGGATCTATACAGAAGGGACTTTACCATAAACGCCCTGGCTATGAAGCTTCACGATGAGTTTGGTGATCTGCTGGACTTCTTTGGGGGGCTCAACGACATAAAGAACAAAAAGATTCGTGTGCTGCATATGTTGAGCTTTGTGGACGATCCAACCAGGATGTATAGGGCCGTCAGATTTGCTGCAAGGCTCGGTTTTGACATAGGTCAACAAACAGATAGACTTATAAAGGTGGCCGTCGATTTAGGGATAGTAAACAAGGTGGAAAGGATCCGCATATTCAACGAGATCGTTCACATACTAAACAACGATAATGTGAGAAAGAGCTTTGAGATGCTAAAGGATTACAGACTCATAAGAACACTAAACACCAAACTCATTATAGACGATAGAATCCTAAGCTATTTAGACGAAACGGAGGAGATAATAAAGAGCTGCTCATTATTCTGCAAGAACAAAACCATTAAAAGGGAGAGGGTGTTTCTGGTGGCTTTGGAGTATCTATTCAGGCGCTCAGCCAGCTTTTCCAAATCAATAGGGGCCGATGAACAGACACAGAAACTCATAAACGACATAGTCTCAAAGATACCCACAGCAAACGGCGTATTGGCCAACCCGAACGCCAGCGATCTGGATGTTTACAAGGCCCTCTCACAAATGCCCTTAGAAGGGGTGCTTGCTCTCTATCCGCTAACCAAGAATAAGGATAAGCTCATACGGTATTTAGAAGACCTGATGCACAGAAAGCCTCTGATAAGGGGTTCAGACCTGCTCAAGATGGGTTTCAAACCCTCCAAACTCATAGGCAAGATAATAAACGATGTCTTTGAACAACAACTATTGGGCAACATAAAAGACAAGCTAAAAGCGATCGAGTATGTAAAGGAGAATTATGAAAAGCATTACAATTAA
- a CDS encoding TRAP transporter large permease, translating into MTILIIAALLFLFIAIDIPIAVALGVTATFGIYFIAGLPLIAIAQKLFTALDKFALMAIPFFVLAGAFLSEGGTAKRIIKFAHTMVGHLPGGLTMTSILACAIFAAVSGSGPATVAAIGSIMIPAIREAGYSDTFAIGSITTAGSLGILIPPSIVLIVYGVTVDQSIGDLFLAGVVPGIVITGMLMILTYVMARRAGFKKDKPAPAKEKLKAFAGSFWALMLIVIIIGGIYSGIFTPTEAAAVSAVYAFFVAKFIYRDLTWREVPQVILKASATSAMILFIIANAMLFAYFLTIEQIPQQLSEMIIQAHVSKIMFLAGVNVLLIIFGAFMEPSSIVMVTAPLFFPVAMHLGINPIQLGIIYTINMGLGEITPPVGLNLFVAMGITGKSIEYITKTSIPWFIIYLIGLLLATYIPQLSLIIFKIL; encoded by the coding sequence ATGACGATTTTAATAATAGCTGCCCTGTTGTTTTTATTTATAGCCATAGATATTCCTATAGCCGTGGCGTTAGGTGTAACTGCCACCTTCGGCATATATTTTATTGCAGGTTTGCCTCTTATTGCTATTGCTCAAAAACTATTCACTGCTTTGGATAAATTTGCCCTGATGGCTATACCGTTCTTTGTTTTAGCTGGAGCATTTTTATCTGAAGGAGGAACAGCAAAAAGAATAATTAAATTTGCTCATACAATGGTAGGTCATTTGCCTGGCGGTTTAACTATGACATCAATTTTAGCATGCGCCATTTTTGCGGCTGTTAGCGGCTCTGGACCTGCTACAGTTGCTGCCATAGGCTCGATAATGATTCCAGCAATTAGAGAGGCTGGCTATTCTGATACTTTTGCAATAGGTTCTATTACGACTGCAGGTTCTTTGGGTATTCTTATACCTCCATCTATTGTTTTGATAGTTTATGGTGTTACAGTAGATCAATCGATAGGGGATCTATTTTTAGCAGGTGTGGTTCCTGGTATAGTTATCACCGGTATGTTAATGATTCTTACTTATGTTATGGCAAGGAGGGCGGGTTTTAAAAAGGATAAACCAGCCCCTGCTAAAGAGAAACTCAAGGCTTTTGCTGGGAGTTTCTGGGCGTTAATGCTTATAGTGATAATTATAGGCGGAATATATTCTGGCATTTTTACTCCCACAGAGGCAGCAGCTGTTTCTGCTGTTTATGCTTTCTTTGTGGCAAAGTTTATCTATAGGGATTTGACTTGGAGGGAAGTTCCTCAGGTTATATTGAAAGCATCAGCTACAAGCGCGATGATACTATTTATTATAGCAAATGCCATGCTTTTTGCTTATTTCCTAACGATAGAACAGATACCTCAGCAGCTTTCTGAAATGATCATTCAGGCGCATGTTAGTAAGATAATGTTTTTGGCTGGTGTTAATGTTCTTTTGATAATATTTGGTGCATTCATGGAGCCTTCAAGTATAGTTATGGTTACTGCACCACTATTTTTCCCTGTTGCTATGCACTTAGGAATTAACCCTATACAGCTCGGTATTATCTATACAATAAATATGGGTTTAGGAGAGATAACGCCACCTGTTGGTTTGAATTTGTTTGTTGCAATGGGTATAACAGGCAAGAGTATAGAGTATATAACAAAAACAAGTATACCGTGGTTTATTATTTATTTGATAGGATTATTGCTCGCCACTTATATACCACAGTTGTCTTTGATAATATTCAAGATACTCTAA
- a CDS encoding NADP-dependent malic enzyme, whose amino-acid sequence MSNSKLREEALRYHLGDRPGKIEVKPTKPLKTQKDLSLAYTPGVAEVSLVLAEDPKAAYKYTAKGNLVAVISNGTAVLGLGNIGALASKPVMEGKGNLFKTFADIDVFDIEINETDPDKLIDIIAALEPTFGGINLEDIKAPECFYIEEKLKERMKIPVFHDDQHGTAVISGAALLNALEIAGKDISKCKLVVNGAGAAGIACAKLYMTLGIKKENIIMLDSRGVIYKGRKDGMNKYKEFFASDTDARTLEEALEGADIFVGVSKANILSEEMVKKMNDSPIIFAMANPDPEITYDKAKRANPNVIMGTGRSDYPNQINNVLAFPFLFRGALDTLATQINDEMMMAAAKALAQLAKEDVPESVLKAYGVENLKFGREYILPKPFDPRALFYVAPAVAEAAIKSGVAQIDESEFDLEEYKEQLRERLDKTKSVTRYIYNKAKSDPKRVVFTETTDANILRAVESSIEEGTVKPIFIGARSFTKEDVAKRIKELGLKESMLEKIEFIDPLYYEKTQQYADMLYEERKRKGMTKKEAAYIMEHRPNYFAAMMVKSGDADSMIIGETYNYPAGIRPVLTVLDKEPDSVVAGLYVMIIKNKIYVFADTTININPTSEDLVVIAKEAACFYEDLTDDKAVVAMLSFSNFGSNNQEEASKVRRAVEMLKQRHPEIIVDGEIQANVAVDKDLINQFYPFSELAGKNVNVLVFPNLDAANIAYKLLYKMGDAYPIGPILVGLKQSAHVLEMGSTSSMIQDMIAIASFDAQRKGCK is encoded by the coding sequence ATGTCAAACAGTAAATTAAGGGAAGAGGCGCTTAGGTATCATTTAGGTGACAGGCCTGGAAAGATAGAGGTAAAACCGACAAAACCCCTAAAAACCCAGAAGGATCTATCCTTAGCTTATACGCCCGGGGTTGCGGAGGTCTCCCTGGTATTGGCAGAGGACCCCAAAGCTGCATATAAATACACGGCAAAGGGCAATTTGGTTGCCGTTATATCCAATGGAACGGCCGTTTTGGGCTTGGGCAATATAGGTGCTTTGGCATCAAAACCCGTTATGGAGGGTAAGGGCAATCTGTTTAAGACCTTTGCCGACATAGATGTTTTTGACATTGAGATAAACGAGACAGATCCGGATAAGTTGATCGATATAATTGCGGCATTAGAGCCCACATTCGGAGGCATAAATTTGGAGGATATAAAGGCGCCCGAGTGTTTCTATATCGAGGAGAAGCTTAAGGAGAGGATGAAGATTCCCGTATTCCACGATGACCAGCACGGAACGGCGGTTATAAGCGGCGCTGCCCTGCTCAATGCATTGGAGATAGCGGGCAAGGATATATCGAAGTGCAAATTGGTGGTAAACGGCGCCGGTGCTGCAGGTATCGCTTGTGCCAAGCTGTATATGACGCTGGGTATCAAGAAGGAAAACATAATAATGTTAGACTCCAGGGGTGTTATATACAAGGGCAGAAAAGACGGCATGAATAAGTATAAGGAGTTCTTTGCCTCAGATACCGATGCAAGAACGCTTGAGGAGGCCTTAGAGGGCGCCGACATCTTTGTTGGGGTTTCCAAGGCCAATATCTTGAGTGAGGAGATGGTCAAGAAGATGAACGATTCACCCATCATATTCGCTATGGCCAACCCCGACCCAGAGATTACATACGATAAGGCAAAGAGAGCCAACCCCAATGTGATCATGGGCACAGGAAGGAGCGATTATCCGAATCAAATAAACAATGTTTTGGCCTTCCCGTTCTTGTTCAGGGGAGCCTTAGATACGCTTGCAACGCAGATCAACGATGAAATGATGATGGCTGCAGCCAAGGCATTGGCTCAGCTGGCCAAGGAGGATGTCCCAGAGAGCGTCTTGAAGGCTTACGGTGTTGAGAATCTGAAATTCGGAAGGGAGTACATCCTGCCCAAGCCGTTTGACCCAAGGGCGCTGTTCTATGTTGCCCCTGCGGTTGCGGAGGCCGCTATAAAATCCGGCGTTGCCCAGATAGATGAGAGCGAGTTTGACCTTGAGGAGTATAAGGAGCAGCTAAGGGAAAGGTTGGATAAGACAAAATCTGTCACAAGATACATATACAACAAGGCAAAATCCGATCCCAAGAGGGTTGTCTTTACAGAGACGACAGATGCCAACATCCTGCGTGCGGTGGAAAGCAGCATAGAGGAGGGCACCGTAAAGCCCATATTCATAGGCGCAAGGAGCTTTACAAAGGAGGATGTGGCAAAGAGGATAAAGGAGCTTGGTTTGAAGGAAAGCATGCTGGAGAAGATCGAATTTATAGATCCGCTTTACTATGAAAAGACCCAGCAGTATGCCGATATGCTCTATGAGGAGCGCAAGAGGAAGGGTATGACAAAGAAAGAGGCGGCCTATATCATGGAGCACAGGCCCAACTATTTTGCCGCCATGATGGTAAAGAGCGGTGATGCCGATTCTATGATAATAGGCGAGACATACAACTATCCTGCTGGTATAAGGCCTGTGTTGACCGTTTTGGATAAGGAACCGGATAGTGTTGTTGCAGGTCTTTATGTGATGATAATAAAGAACAAGATCTATGTCTTTGCCGATACAACCATCAATATAAATCCGACCAGCGAGGATCTTGTGGTTATAGCCAAAGAGGCTGCCTGCTTCTATGAGGATCTAACCGACGATAAGGCTGTGGTTGCCATGCTCTCCTTCTCAAACTTCGGGAGCAACAACCAGGAAGAGGCAAGCAAGGTTAGAAGGGCCGTTGAGATGCTAAAGCAGAGGCATCCTGAGATAATAGTTGACGGTGAGATACAGGCCAATGTGGCCGTGGATAAGGACTTGATAAACCAATTCTATCCGTTTAGTGAGCTTGCCGGCAAGAATGTGAATGTTTTGGTGTTCCCCAACCTGGATGCTGCAAACATAGCGTATAAGTTGCTCTATAAGATGGGCGATGCCTATCCAATAGGTCCTATACTGGTTGGACTGAAGCAGTCTGCCCATGTGCTTGAAATGGGCTCCACTTCGTCTATGATTCAAGACATGATAGCTATTGCATCGTTTGACGCTCAAAGAAAGGGCTGTAAATAA
- a CDS encoding TRAP transporter small permease, producing MMETIKKIDQVLGAVDKTLMVILASSATMLAFINVIARYVFSSSLVWAGELTTYLFIWMTLFGASYGFEIGMHMSFDALVKALPPKLCKFVTLISTLIVFGFLIMLTVLGIDLVKFDYMTKQVSIDLQIPFWIIYLVVPITMATASWRVFVRLIEILQTPGEKLKQRVGSELEKAEEEGLIE from the coding sequence ATGATGGAGACAATAAAAAAAATAGATCAAGTGTTAGGGGCAGTAGATAAAACGTTAATGGTAATACTTGCCTCATCTGCGACAATGCTGGCTTTCATTAATGTTATAGCCAGATATGTGTTCAGCTCAAGTTTAGTTTGGGCAGGAGAGCTTACAACTTACTTGTTTATATGGATGACTTTGTTTGGTGCAAGTTATGGTTTTGAAATAGGTATGCATATGTCTTTTGATGCATTGGTCAAAGCATTACCTCCTAAATTGTGTAAGTTTGTTACCCTGATAAGCACTTTGATTGTTTTTGGATTTTTGATTATGTTGACAGTATTAGGGATTGATTTAGTTAAATTTGACTATATGACAAAACAGGTTTCAATAGATCTACAAATACCTTTTTGGATTATATATTTAGTTGTACCGATAACTATGGCCACGGCGTCATGGAGGGTTTTTGTAAGGCTAATAGAAATACTCCAAACACCGGGTGAGAAACTTAAGCAAAGGGTTGGTTCTGAGCTTGAGAAAGCTGAGGAGGAGGGATTAATAGAATGA
- a CDS encoding TRAP transporter substrate-binding protein has protein sequence MKRGLLTWLVAFVAVLAFSVAALAKPIVIKFSHVVAVDTPKGKAANYFAKIVKERTHGQVIVKVYPNAMLYGDRAAIEAVQMGTIQMACPATAKFTGWLPEIQLFDLPFLFKNSEHLHKVMDGPVGKKILGLFRRKGLLGLAFWDNGFKVLSNNKHPIVLPKDCKGLKFRIMSSRVLEAQFKALGASPQVLPFSEVYSALEQGVVDGCENPWSNLYTKKFYEVAPYTTETYHGYLGYVLITNAKFWDSLSPKLRKILEGCVRDATAYERKLAEELTKKQRELVLKDPKVKDVVLTPEQREVWRKTLVKIYPKFYKTIGKDLIEEAIKEGKSF, from the coding sequence ATGAAGAGGGGTTTGCTTACCTGGTTGGTGGCCTTTGTGGCTGTGTTGGCTTTTAGTGTTGCAGCTTTGGCTAAACCTATCGTGATCAAGTTTAGCCATGTTGTCGCTGTGGATACGCCCAAGGGTAAGGCTGCTAACTATTTTGCCAAAATTGTCAAGGAAAGGACGCACGGTCAGGTTATCGTAAAGGTCTATCCAAATGCCATGCTCTATGGCGACAGAGCTGCTATAGAGGCAGTTCAGATGGGAACTATTCAGATGGCTTGTCCTGCAACAGCTAAATTTACCGGTTGGTTGCCAGAGATTCAGTTGTTTGACCTTCCGTTTTTGTTCAAGAACTCCGAGCATCTGCATAAGGTTATGGACGGACCTGTTGGAAAGAAGATCTTGGGTCTGTTCAGGAGAAAGGGACTTTTGGGTTTGGCCTTCTGGGACAACGGATTTAAGGTGCTTTCCAACAACAAGCATCCGATTGTTCTTCCAAAGGACTGCAAGGGCTTAAAATTCAGGATTATGTCTTCAAGGGTTTTAGAGGCACAGTTTAAGGCTTTGGGTGCAAGCCCACAGGTTTTGCCGTTCTCTGAGGTTTATTCTGCTTTGGAGCAGGGTGTTGTTGATGGTTGTGAGAACCCATGGAGCAATCTTTACACAAAGAAATTCTATGAGGTTGCACCCTATACCACAGAGACCTATCACGGTTATCTGGGCTATGTTCTCATTACAAACGCTAAATTCTGGGATAGTTTGTCTCCTAAACTGAGAAAGATTTTAGAGGGCTGCGTAAGAGATGCCACAGCTTATGAGAGGAAGTTAGCCGAGGAATTGACGAAGAAGCAGAGGGAGCTTGTTTTGAAGGATCCAAAGGTAAAGGATGTTGTTCTTACACCGGAGCAGAGAGAAGTTTGGAGAAAGACGCTTGTTAAGATCTATCCCAAGTTTTACAAAACCATTGGAAAGGACTTAATTGAGGAAGCTATAAAAGAAGGAAAGAGCTTCTAA
- a CDS encoding nucleoside deaminase — protein MKSITINIPDWLSKRCEHKDFKRDEEKMLFAIELARLSIDNGGGPFGAAVFSKDGKLISCGVNLVVKEGLSILHAEVVAITIAQRKLNTYSLSKGGHFELFSSSEPCAMCLGAILWSGIKRVVWAADSIKARSIGFDEGPVFEASWDYLKKKGIEIEGGLLKDEAARVLDYYKRINGVIYNP, from the coding sequence ATGAAAAGCATTACAATTAACATCCCCGATTGGTTAAGCAAAAGGTGCGAACATAAGGATTTTAAAAGAGACGAAGAAAAAATGCTATTTGCCATAGAGCTGGCAAGGTTAAGCATAGACAACGGTGGCGGTCCGTTTGGTGCTGCCGTATTCTCAAAAGATGGCAAGCTCATCTCCTGCGGGGTGAACTTGGTCGTCAAGGAGGGCCTATCCATACTCCATGCAGAGGTTGTGGCCATAACGATAGCCCAAAGGAAGCTAAACACATACAGCCTATCCAAAGGAGGACACTTTGAGTTATTCTCATCGTCTGAACCGTGTGCCATGTGTCTGGGTGCAATCCTATGGAGCGGCATCAAACGGGTTGTTTGGGCAGCAGATTCTATCAAAGCAAGGTCGATAGGCTTCGATGAAGGGCCTGTATTTGAAGCATCTTGGGATTATCTGAAAAAGAAAGGAATAGAAATAGAGGGCGGCCTTTTGAAGGATGAGGCCGCCAGGGTTTTAGACTATTACAAAAGGATCAACGGGGTTATATACAACCCTTAG
- a CDS encoding KamA family radical SAM protein has translation MDAKLNDYLCGLIHKKGIKGQFYFSKRELFLNGSSDPLNEKDFSKAKGLIHRYPDRVVLTITNKCFAYCRFCFRKDNWRNFGGFDLDRAASYIQQNRSIREVLISGGDPFFLSNDRLKQILTKIRAIKHIKFIRIGTRVLTSYPMRIDEQTIQMLTAYKPIWLAIHINHPDEITHQFKEAAKRFIDNGFPIVSQTVLLKGLNDDVFILEKLFCRLTELNIKPYYLFGCDQAKGNNGFRVPIEKALSIMERLRGSISGLCVPNFAFDLPEGMGKVVVEPNRIIKKQGNIYRFRNFEGKEIEYIDV, from the coding sequence ATGGATGCAAAGCTAAACGACTATCTATGCGGCCTTATACACAAAAAGGGCATAAAGGGGCAGTTCTATTTCTCCAAAAGGGAGCTATTCTTAAACGGCAGCAGCGACCCCCTCAACGAAAAGGACTTCAGCAAGGCCAAAGGACTCATACACCGATACCCGGATCGGGTTGTCCTTACCATTACAAACAAATGCTTCGCCTATTGCAGGTTTTGCTTCAGAAAAGACAACTGGAGGAACTTCGGCGGTTTTGACTTAGACCGAGCAGCCTCTTATATCCAGCAAAACAGATCCATCAGGGAGGTGTTAATATCGGGGGGCGATCCGTTTTTCTTAAGCAACGACAGACTCAAACAGATACTAACAAAAATAAGGGCGATAAAACACATAAAGTTTATAAGAATAGGGACACGGGTATTAACATCATACCCCATGCGTATAGATGAGCAGACCATACAGATGCTAACCGCCTATAAACCCATATGGCTGGCCATACACATAAACCACCCCGATGAGATAACGCACCAATTCAAAGAGGCCGCAAAGAGATTTATAGACAACGGCTTCCCCATTGTATCGCAAACCGTGCTATTGAAGGGCTTAAACGACGATGTATTCATACTCGAAAAGCTCTTCTGTAGGCTTACAGAACTAAACATAAAGCCTTATTACCTATTTGGATGCGACCAGGCCAAAGGCAATAACGGATTCAGGGTGCCAATAGAAAAAGCCCTATCGATAATGGAGCGCTTAAGGGGAAGTATAAGTGGCCTGTGCGTGCCGAATTTTGCCTTTGATCTGCCTGAAGGGATGGGCAAGGTGGTGGTCGAACCAAACAGGATCATAAAAAAGCAGGGCAACATATACCGCTTTAGAAATTTTGAGGGAAAGGAGATTGAGTATATCGATGTTTGA